CCGGCGCCGGCCTGACCTACCGCGGCTATGACATCAAGGAGCTGGCCGAGAAGGCACGCTTCGAGGAAGTGGCCTACCTGCTGCTCAAGGGCAAGCTGCCCAATCAGGCCGAGCTGGATGCCTATGTCACCAAGCTCAAGGGCCTGCGCGGCCTGCCGCCGGCACTCAAGAGTGTGCTCGAGCAGATCCCGGCCGATGCCCACCCCATGGACGTGATGCGCACCGGTGCCTCCATGCTCGGCAACCTGGAGACCGAGCAGAGCTTCGAGGAGCAGCAGGACGTCTCCGACCGGCTGCTGGCGGTGCTGCCCTCGATCATCTGCTACTGGTATCGCTTCACCCACGACGGCGTGCGTATCGAGACCGAGACCGACGACGACTCGGTGGGCGGCCACTTCCTGCACCTGCTGCGGGATGCGCCGGCCTCCGAGCTGCATGCCCGGGTGATGAACGTCTCGCTGATCCTCTATGCCGAGCACGAGTTCAACGCCTCGACCTTCACCGCCCGCGTCTGCGCCTCGACCCTCTCCGACATGCACTCCTGCGTGACCGGCGCCATTGGTTCCCTGCGCGGTCCGCTGCACGGCGGCGCCAACGAGGCGGCCATGGCGATGATCGAGAACTGGCAGTCGCCCGACGAGGCCGAGCGCGAGATCCTCGGCATGCTCTCCCGCCGCGAGAAGATCATGGGCTTCGGGCACGCCATCTACCGCGACTCCGACCCGCGCAATGCCATCATCAAGCACTGGTCGAAGCGGCTCGCCGAGGACGTCGGCGATAGCGTGCTCTATCCGGTCTCCGAGCGCGTCGAGGCGGTGATGTGGCGCGAGAAGAAACTGTTCAGCAACGCCGACTTCTTCCATGCCAGCGCCTACCACTTCATGGACATTCCCACCAAGCTGTTCACGCCGATCTTCGTCTGCTCGCGTGTCACCGGCTGGTGTGCCCATGTCTTCGAGCAGCGCGAGAACAACCGCATCATTCGTCCGAGCGCCGACTACGTCGGTCCGGAGCACAGCGAATGGGTGCCGCTCGAGCAACGCGACTGACGTTTCCGCCCGCGACGGGCCGGGGACAAGGCGAAGCGAGGGTCCTTTGCCAGGGGGGGAGGCGGAAAACGAAGAACATCCAGTGAATGTTCTTCCCGCCGAACGGGTTGGCCATGGATGGCCAACCCGTGACCTGCAAGCGGCGCGGGATGCAAAAGCGCCGCAGGGCAAGGGTCGCGCCCAGGGAAGGGGCCACAGCGCCCTCGCGAAGGCTTGTCGCGCTTCATCAGCCGAGTCCTGAAAGGAGCTCCTGCTGCCCCTCGCTTCACTTCCCTCCGCTCACCACCCGATGGTTGCCACGCCATGAATACCGAATACCGCAAGCCCCTGCCCGGCACCGGGCTGGACTACTTCGATACCCGCGAGGCGGTCGAGGCGCTCCGCCCCGGCGCCTACGACACCCTGACCTACACCGCCCGCGTGCTGGCCGAACAACTGGTGCGCCGCTGCGAGCCGGGCCTGCGCGACGCCGCCCTCAGGCAGATCATCGACGGCAAGCGTGACCTGGACTTCCCCTGGTATCCGGCCCGAGTGGTCTGCCACGACATCCTCGGCCAGACGGCGCTGGTCGACCTGGCCGGCCTGCGTGACGCCATCGCCGAGCGCGGCGGCGACCCGGCCAAGGTCAACCCGGTGGTGCCGACCCAACTGATCGTCGACCACTCCCTGTCGGTCGAGTACTCCGGCTTCGAGAAGGACGCCTTCGAGAAGAACCGGGCGGTGGAGGATCGCCGCAACGAGGATCGCTTCCACTTCATCGAGTGGACGAAGACGGCGTTCGAGAATGTCGACGTCATCCCCGCCGGCAACGGCATCATGCACCAGATCAACCTGGAGAAGATGTCGCCGGTGGTGCAGGCCCGCCCCGATGAGGCGGGAAAGCGCGTGGCCTTCCCGGATACCTGTGTGGGCACCGACAGCCATACTCCGCATATCGACTGCCTGGGAGTGATCGCCATCGGCGTGGGCGGCCTCGAGGCGGAGACCGTGATGCTGGGGCGCCCCTCGATGATGCGCCTGCCCGACATCGTCGGCGTCAGGCTGAGCGGCCAGCGCCGGCCCGGCATCACCGCCACCGATATCGTGCTGGCGATCACCGAGTTCCTGCGTCGCGAGCGGGTGGTGGGGGCCTATCTCGAGTTCTTCGGCGAGGGGGCCGCGAGCCTGACCATCGGTGACCGGGCCACCATCTCCAACATGACCCCGGAGTACGGGGCGACGGCGGCGATGTTCTACATTGATGACCAGACCCTCGACTACCTGAAGATCACCGGCCGCGAGCCGGAGCAGGTGGAACTGGTCGAGACCTATGCCAAGCAAGCCGGCCTGTGGGCCGACGACCTGGCCGGCGCCCAGTACGAGCGGGTACTGGAGTTCGATCTCTCCACCGTGGAGCGCAACCTGGCCGGTCCCTCCAACCCGCACCGCCGCCTGCCCACCAGTGCCCTGCACGATCGCGGCATCGCCGTCGACTACGACAAGGCCCAGGCGGAAGAGCAAGCGGGCAAGATGCCCGACGGCGCGGTGATCATCGCCGCCATCACCAGCTGCACCAACACCTCCAACCCGCGCAACGTGGTGGCTGCGGGCCTGCTGGCCAAGAAGGCCAACGCACTGGGGCTCGTGCGCAAGCCCTGGGTGAAGTCCTCCTTCGCCCCGGGCTCCAAGGTGGCGCGTCTCTACCTGGAGGAGGCCGGCTTGCTGCCCGAACTGGAGGCGCTCGGCTTCGGCATCGTGGCCTATGCCTGCACCACCTGCAACGGCATGTCCGGTGCCCTGGATCCGACGATCCAGCAGGAGATCATCGACCGCGACCTCTATTCCACCGCGGTGCTCTCCGGCAACCGCAACTTCGACGGCCGCATCCATCCCCATGCCAAGCAGGCCTTCCTGGCCTCGCCGCCGCTGGTGGTGGCCTATGCTATTGCCGGTACCGTGCGCTTCGATATCGAGAAGGACGTGCTGGGTACCGACCCTGACGGCCACCCGGTGACGCTCAAGGACCTGTGGCCCTCCGACGAGGAGATCGATGCCATCGTCGCCGAGCACGTCAAGCCGGAGCAGTTCCAGCAGGTGTATATCCCGATGTTCGACCTGGATGCGGCGGAACGGGCCGAGAGTCCGCTCTACGACTGGCGCCCGCAGAGCACCTATATCCGTCGCCCGCCCTACTGGGAAGGCAACATGTCGGCCGAGCGCGCGCTGAAGGGCATGCGACCGCTGGCGATCCTGCCGGACAACATCACCACCGACCACCTGTCACCGTCCAACGCCATCATGGCCGACAGCGCCGCCGGCGAGTACCTGGCGAAGATGGGCCTGCCGGAGGAGGACTTCAACTCCTACGCCACCCACCGCGGCGACCATCTCACCGCCCTGCGGGCCACCCTGGCCAACCCCAAGCTGTTCAACGAGATGGTGCGGGACGAGGCGGGCGAGGTGATCCAGGGCTCGCTGGCGCGCATCGAGCCGGAAGGCACAGTGACCCGCATGTGGGAGGCCATCGAGACCTACATGGAGCGCGGCCAGCCCTTGATCGTCATCGCCGGGGCCGACTACGGCCAGGGCTCGTCGCGGGACTGGGCAGCCAAGGGCGTGGCGCTGGCGGGCGTGGAGGCCATCGTCGCCGAGGGCTTCGAGCGCATCCACCGCACCAACCTGATCGGCATGGGCGTGATGCCCATTCAGTTCCAGGCGGGCACCACCCGCCACACCCTGGAGCTGGACGGCACCGAGACCTATGACGTGGTAGGCACGCCCGACCCCGGCGCCACGCTGACCCTGGTGATCCACCGCAAGAGCGGTGACACCCAGCGCGTGCCGGTGATCTGCCGCCTGGATACCGCCGAGGAGGTCTCCATCTACTCCGCAGGCGGCGTGCTGCAGCGCTTCGCCCAGGACTTTCTCGAATCCAGCGAGGTCGCCTGAGGAGGCCACATGACCCATCAACCCCAGATCCAGGTGCCGGCCACCTACATGCGCGGCGGGACCAGCAAGGGCGTGTTCTTTCGCCTGGAGGACCTGCCCGAGGCCGCCCGCGTGCCGGGGCCGGTTCGCGATGCCCTGCTGCTGCGGGTGATCGGCAGCCCCGATCCCTATCAGAAGCAGATCGACGGCATGGGCGGGGCCACCTCGAGCACCAGCAAGACGGTGATCCTGTCGAAAAGCGACAGCCCCGACCACGATGTCGATTACCTGTTCGGCCAGGTGTCCATCGACACGCCCTTCGTCGACTGGAGCGGCAACTGCGGCAACCTCTCGGCGGCGGTGGGGCCCTTCGCCATCAGCAACGGCCTGGTCGATGACGCGCGCATCCCGCGCAACGGCATCGCCGAGGTGCGTATCTGGCAGGCCAACATCGGCAAGACCATCATCGGCCGGGTGCCCATCACCGAGGGGGCCGTCCAGGAGACCGGGGACTTCGAGCTCGACGGCGTGACCTTCCCCGCGGCGGAGGTGTCGGTCGCGTTCATGGACCCGGCCGACGGCGAGGGGGCGATGTTCCCCACCGGCCGCATCGTCGACGAGCTCGAGGTGCCGGGCATAGGGACCCTGCCGGCGACCCTGATCAGCGCCGGCATCCCGACCATCTTCGTCAATGCCGCGGACATCGGCTACACGGGCACCGAACTGCAGGAGGCCATCAACGGCGACGCCGCGGCGCTGGCCCGCTTCGAGGCGATCCGCGCCCACGGCGCGGTGCGCATGGGGCTGATCGGCCATGTCGACGAGGCCGCCAGTCGCCAGCACACCCCGAAGGTCGCCTTCGTCGCCCCGCCGACCGACTACCTGGCCTCCAGCGGCAGGACGATCGCGGCCGATGAGGTGGACCTGCTGGTGCGGGCCCTGTCCATGGGCAAGCTGCACCACGCCATGATGGGTACGGCGGCCGTCGCCATCAGTGCGGCCGCGGCCGTGCCGGGGACCCTGGTCAACCTGGCCGCCGGCGGTGGCGAGCGTACGGCGGTACGCTTCGGTCATCCCTCCGGCACCCTGCGGGTCGGTGCCGAGGCCCGCCAGGTCGATGGCCAATGGACCGCCACCAAGGCGATCATGAGCCGCAGCGCCCGGGTGCTGATGGAAGGCTGGGTGCGCGTGCCCGGGGAGGTGGTGGCAGGCTGAGGCGCATGGCCTGGCGGCAGGGGCGCCCGGCGCCGATACTGCCGGTAGGGCAGGCGGGAGGCCGTGACGGGATCGCCCCGGGCGGTCCGGCTCCCGCGGGTGATGCAGCGCGAGAGGAGGCCAGTGGATGAGTGCAACTGTCGAACGCAATGTGCGACCGGACTACGACAGCGAGCTACAGGAGATCGCCGACTATGTTCTCGGCTTCACGACCGACAGCGGCGAGGCCCTGGACACCGCTCGCCACTGCCTGATGGATACCCTGGGCTGTGGCCTGCTGGCGCTGCGCTTCCCCGAGTGCACCAAGCACCTGGGACCCCTGGTGGAGGGCACCGTCGTGCCCCATGGGGCGCGGGTGCCGGGCACCTCCTTCCGCCTGGACCCGGTCAAGGCGGCCTGGGATATCGGGGCCATCGTCCGCTGGCTCGACTACAACGACACCTGGCTGGCCGCCGAGTGGGGGCATCCCTCCGACAATCTCGGCGCCATCCTCGCCGTGGCCGACCATCTCTCCCAGCAGCGTGTCGCCCGGGGCGAGGTACCGCTGACCATGCGCGAGGTGCTCGAGGCCATGATCATGGCCCACGAGATCCAGGGTGTGCTGGCGCTCGAGAACTCCTTCAACCGGGTCGGTCTCGATCACGTGGTGCTGGTCAAGGTGGCCTCCACCGCCGTGGCCGCCAGGCTGATGGGCGCCGGCCGCGAGCAGCTGCTCTCCGCCCTGTCTCATGCCTGGGTCGATGGCCAGAGCCTGCGCACCTATCGCCACGCGCCCAATGCCGGCTCCCGCAAGAGCTGGGCGGCGGGGGACGCGACGTCTCGCGGCGTGCGACTGGCCGACATCGCCCTGCGCGGCGAGATGGGCATCCCCGGCGCGCTATCGGCGCCCCAGTGGGGCTTCTACGATGTGCTCTTCAGCCACACCAACAAGGACCTGGCCACCAAGCCGGAAGAGGAGCGACGGTTCACCTTCCAGCGGGCGTTCGGCAGCTACGTGATGGAGAACGTGCTGTTCAAGCTCTCCTTTCCCGCCGAGTTCCACGCCCAGACCGCCTGCGAGGCGGCCGTGACCCTGCACCCGCAGGTGAAGGATCGCCTCGACGAGGTCGATCGCATCGTGCTGACCACCCACGAGTCCGCGATCCGCATCATCTCCAAGGAGGGGGATCTGGCCAATCCGGCCGACCGTGACCACTGCCTGCAGTACATGACCGCAGTGCCGCTGATCTTCGGCAGCCTGACCGCCGAGCATTACGAGGATGCCTTCCATGCGGCCCATCCGCGGATCGACGCCCTGCGCGGCAAGATGGAGGTCGTCGAGGATGAGCGCTATTCCCGGGACTACCATGATCCCGACAAGCGCTCGATCG
The Halomonas sp. M4R1S46 DNA segment above includes these coding regions:
- the prpC gene encoding 2-methylcitrate synthase — translated: MTDNPVSSTGLRGQSAGSTALCTVGKTGAGLTYRGYDIKELAEKARFEEVAYLLLKGKLPNQAELDAYVTKLKGLRGLPPALKSVLEQIPADAHPMDVMRTGASMLGNLETEQSFEEQQDVSDRLLAVLPSIICYWYRFTHDGVRIETETDDDSVGGHFLHLLRDAPASELHARVMNVSLILYAEHEFNASTFTARVCASTLSDMHSCVTGAIGSLRGPLHGGANEAAMAMIENWQSPDEAEREILGMLSRREKIMGFGHAIYRDSDPRNAIIKHWSKRLAEDVGDSVLYPVSERVEAVMWREKKLFSNADFFHASAYHFMDIPTKLFTPIFVCSRVTGWCAHVFEQRENNRIIRPSADYVGPEHSEWVPLEQRD
- the acnD gene encoding Fe/S-dependent 2-methylisocitrate dehydratase AcnD; the protein is MNTEYRKPLPGTGLDYFDTREAVEALRPGAYDTLTYTARVLAEQLVRRCEPGLRDAALRQIIDGKRDLDFPWYPARVVCHDILGQTALVDLAGLRDAIAERGGDPAKVNPVVPTQLIVDHSLSVEYSGFEKDAFEKNRAVEDRRNEDRFHFIEWTKTAFENVDVIPAGNGIMHQINLEKMSPVVQARPDEAGKRVAFPDTCVGTDSHTPHIDCLGVIAIGVGGLEAETVMLGRPSMMRLPDIVGVRLSGQRRPGITATDIVLAITEFLRRERVVGAYLEFFGEGAASLTIGDRATISNMTPEYGATAAMFYIDDQTLDYLKITGREPEQVELVETYAKQAGLWADDLAGAQYERVLEFDLSTVERNLAGPSNPHRRLPTSALHDRGIAVDYDKAQAEEQAGKMPDGAVIIAAITSCTNTSNPRNVVAAGLLAKKANALGLVRKPWVKSSFAPGSKVARLYLEEAGLLPELEALGFGIVAYACTTCNGMSGALDPTIQQEIIDRDLYSTAVLSGNRNFDGRIHPHAKQAFLASPPLVVAYAIAGTVRFDIEKDVLGTDPDGHPVTLKDLWPSDEEIDAIVAEHVKPEQFQQVYIPMFDLDAAERAESPLYDWRPQSTYIRRPPYWEGNMSAERALKGMRPLAILPDNITTDHLSPSNAIMADSAAGEYLAKMGLPEEDFNSYATHRGDHLTALRATLANPKLFNEMVRDEAGEVIQGSLARIEPEGTVTRMWEAIETYMERGQPLIVIAGADYGQGSSRDWAAKGVALAGVEAIVAEGFERIHRTNLIGMGVMPIQFQAGTTRHTLELDGTETYDVVGTPDPGATLTLVIHRKSGDTQRVPVICRLDTAEEVSIYSAGGVLQRFAQDFLESSEVA
- the prpF gene encoding 2-methylaconitate cis-trans isomerase PrpF — encoded protein: MTHQPQIQVPATYMRGGTSKGVFFRLEDLPEAARVPGPVRDALLLRVIGSPDPYQKQIDGMGGATSSTSKTVILSKSDSPDHDVDYLFGQVSIDTPFVDWSGNCGNLSAAVGPFAISNGLVDDARIPRNGIAEVRIWQANIGKTIIGRVPITEGAVQETGDFELDGVTFPAAEVSVAFMDPADGEGAMFPTGRIVDELEVPGIGTLPATLISAGIPTIFVNAADIGYTGTELQEAINGDAAALARFEAIRAHGAVRMGLIGHVDEAASRQHTPKVAFVAPPTDYLASSGRTIAADEVDLLVRALSMGKLHHAMMGTAAVAISAAAAVPGTLVNLAAGGGERTAVRFGHPSGTLRVGAEARQVDGQWTATKAIMSRSARVLMEGWVRVPGEVVAG
- the prpD gene encoding 2-methylcitrate dehydratase, with translation MSATVERNVRPDYDSELQEIADYVLGFTTDSGEALDTARHCLMDTLGCGLLALRFPECTKHLGPLVEGTVVPHGARVPGTSFRLDPVKAAWDIGAIVRWLDYNDTWLAAEWGHPSDNLGAILAVADHLSQQRVARGEVPLTMREVLEAMIMAHEIQGVLALENSFNRVGLDHVVLVKVASTAVAARLMGAGREQLLSALSHAWVDGQSLRTYRHAPNAGSRKSWAAGDATSRGVRLADIALRGEMGIPGALSAPQWGFYDVLFSHTNKDLATKPEEERRFTFQRAFGSYVMENVLFKLSFPAEFHAQTACEAAVTLHPQVKDRLDEVDRIVLTTHESAIRIISKEGDLANPADRDHCLQYMTAVPLIFGSLTAEHYEDAFHAAHPRIDALRGKMEVVEDERYSRDYHDPDKRSIANAIQVFFQDGSATDRVAVEYPIGHRRRRDEGIPVLEEKFRHNLATRFPRARCETIFALCKDQARLEATAVHRFVDLFVI